One genomic region from Paramicrobacterium agarici encodes:
- a CDS encoding ABC transporter ATP-binding protein, giving the protein MALLRLSLHYARPYWPWIIGVVVLQLASTIATLYLPSLNARIIDEGIAKGDTEFIWNTGMVMLAVCFAQIIAAISAIYCGARVGMAVGRDLRRAVYRKVDKLSALEVGRFGTATLITRNTNDVQQVQMLVLMTLNFMVSTPIMCIGGIIMALREDVGLSWLVWVSVPVLFVIVGILVKLLLPLFREMQDRIDTINGVLREQIVGIRVIRAFVREPHETARYRTANEQITRVSVRVGNIFVLMFPVIMMVLHLATAAVLWFGGHRVDDGAMEVGSLTAFLQYLLQILVAVMMGVFMVMMIPRAVVCAERIDDVLRENDHLPPTEQKLPTPETGRVVFDHVTFGYPGAERPVLDDVSFTAEPGKTTAIVGSTGAGKTTLVNLIPNLYDVQSGSITIDGSSVAELTRAQRASVIGLVPQKPYLFAGTIASNLRFGRPDATDDELWEALRIAQADDFVAAKPKGLDDPVSQGGTNVSGGQRQRLCIARALVAQPKVFLFDDSFSALDVSTDARLREALAESITDAAVIVVAQRVSTIREADEIIVLDTGVIVGRGTHDELLESNETYQEIVESQLSVEGVR; this is encoded by the coding sequence GTGGCCCTCCTCCGCCTTTCACTTCACTATGCCCGGCCGTATTGGCCGTGGATCATCGGCGTCGTCGTGCTTCAACTCGCATCGACGATCGCGACGCTGTACCTGCCCAGCCTCAATGCCCGCATCATCGACGAGGGCATCGCCAAGGGTGATACCGAGTTCATCTGGAACACCGGGATGGTGATGCTCGCCGTCTGCTTCGCGCAGATCATCGCTGCCATCTCGGCGATCTACTGTGGCGCCCGCGTCGGCATGGCCGTCGGGCGTGACCTGAGGCGCGCCGTCTACCGCAAGGTCGACAAGCTGTCAGCACTCGAGGTGGGCCGCTTCGGCACCGCAACTCTGATCACGCGCAACACCAACGACGTGCAGCAGGTGCAGATGCTCGTGCTTATGACGCTCAACTTCATGGTGTCCACGCCCATCATGTGCATCGGTGGCATCATCATGGCGCTGCGCGAAGACGTCGGACTCTCGTGGCTCGTGTGGGTCTCCGTTCCGGTGCTCTTCGTCATCGTCGGCATCCTCGTGAAGCTCCTGCTCCCGCTCTTCCGCGAAATGCAGGACCGCATCGACACCATCAACGGCGTGCTGCGTGAGCAGATCGTCGGGATCCGCGTCATCCGTGCCTTCGTGCGCGAGCCGCACGAGACGGCCCGCTACCGCACCGCGAACGAGCAGATCACTCGAGTGTCCGTGCGCGTCGGCAACATCTTCGTGCTGATGTTCCCCGTCATCATGATGGTGCTGCACCTCGCAACAGCCGCCGTGCTGTGGTTCGGCGGGCACCGCGTCGACGACGGCGCCATGGAAGTCGGATCGCTCACCGCGTTTCTGCAGTACCTTCTGCAGATTCTCGTCGCCGTCATGATGGGCGTGTTCATGGTCATGATGATCCCGCGCGCCGTTGTATGTGCCGAGCGCATCGACGACGTGCTGCGCGAGAACGATCATCTGCCGCCGACCGAGCAGAAGCTGCCAACGCCCGAGACCGGGCGCGTCGTCTTCGACCACGTCACGTTCGGCTACCCCGGTGCCGAGCGCCCCGTTCTCGACGACGTCAGCTTCACGGCAGAACCCGGAAAGACGACCGCGATCGTCGGCTCCACGGGAGCGGGCAAGACGACGCTCGTCAATCTCATTCCCAATCTGTACGACGTGCAGTCGGGAAGCATCACAATCGACGGTTCGTCGGTCGCCGAGCTGACGCGTGCCCAGCGCGCGAGTGTGATCGGCCTTGTGCCGCAGAAGCCCTACCTGTTCGCGGGTACCATCGCCTCGAACCTGCGATTCGGAAGACCGGACGCGACGGACGACGAACTGTGGGAGGCGCTGCGCATTGCGCAGGCCGACGACTTCGTCGCCGCGAAGCCCAAGGGCCTCGACGACCCCGTCTCTCAGGGCGGCACGAACGTCTCAGGCGGACAGCGTCAGCGCCTCTGCATCGCCCGCGCCCTTGTCGCCCAGCCGAAGGTGTTTCTGTTCGACGATTCGTTCTCGGCCCTCGACGTCTCCACTGACGCCCGACTGCGCGAAGCGCTCGCCGAGTCGATCACAGATGCTGCCGTGATCGTCGTTGCGCAACGCGTGTCGACCATTCGCGAGGCCGACGAGATCATCGTTCTCGACACGGGGGTCATCGTCGGGCGAGGAACGCACGATGAGCTTCTGGAATCGAACGAGACGTATCAAGAGATCGTCGAATCGCAGCTCAGCGTGGAAGGAGTGCGCTGA